The following proteins come from a genomic window of Populus nigra chromosome 6, ddPopNigr1.1, whole genome shotgun sequence:
- the LOC133697209 gene encoding putative E3 ubiquitin-protein ligase RF298 isoform X5, giving the protein MIKMASMVAKANSSCSSQVSPLASIQEKGTRNKRKFHADPPLGDSSKIMSSAQNECQGYEFSAEKFEATLGHGMSSACDMCGANQDHSDGLKLDLGLSSALGSSEVGPSQPRGVESEESHDADWSDLTESQLEELVLSNLDAIFKSAIKKIVACGYTEEEARKAILRSGRCCGCKDTVSNIVDNTFAFLRNGQDIELSREHCFEDLQQLGKYVLAELVCVLREVRPFFSTGDAMWCLLICDMNVSHACAMDGDLSSSFAADGASNGASSVSTQPQSKPEPKCSELNFPNPCSKASTSETAVPKITKPRNSAVLNGPISDKEGSDSTVDPIDKSFNIAGSSQSTILEEKFIITKKVHSGGSNKRDYIVRQKSLHQEKSYRTYGSKASRAGKLSGLGGLILDKKLKSVSDSTSVNIKNASLRLSQAMGVDVPQDNRNLNLPSSPSSQAAFNSESSSTGSSIPNTDISSTLAPVSALPALPAVNTPPASSAADTELSLSLSAKSNSTSIPASCSAEAPKSSYAGISYDKSLTQWVPHDKKDEMIIKLIPRAQELQNQLQEWTEWANQKVMQAARRLGKDKAELKSLRHEKEEVERLKKEKQVLEESTMKKLTEMENALCKASGKVERANSAVRRLEVENAVLRQEMETAKLRAAESAASCQEVSKREKKTLMKFQSWEKQKTLLQEEFATERHKFLELLQDLERAKQIQEQHEAR; this is encoded by the exons ATG ATTAAAATGGCATCAATGGTTGCTAAAGCCAATAGTAGTTGTTCAAGTCAGGTGTCGCCATTGGCGTCAATCCAAGAAAAGGGAACCAGGAATAAGAGGAAGTTCCATGCTGATCCACCTTTGGGTGACTCGAGTAAGATTATGTCCTCGGCTCAGAATGAGTGTCAGGGTTACGAATTCTCTGCTGAGAAATTTGAAGCCACCCTGGGTCATGGGATGTCCAGTGCCTGTGACATGTGTGGTGCAAACCAAGACCATTCTGATGGGTTGAAACTTGACCTTGGATTGTCTAGTGCCTTAGGTTCATCTGAGGTTGGGCCAAGCCAGCCTAGGGGAGTAGAGTCAGAGGAATCCCATGATGCTGATTGGAGTGATCTTACAGAATCTCAGCTAGAAGAACTTGTTTTGAGCAATTTGGATGCAATCTTCAAGAGTGCAATTAAGAAAATTGTTGCTTGTGGTTATACTGAAGAAGAGGCTAGGAAGGCCATTTTGAGGTCTGGTCGTTGTTGTGGGTGTAAAGATACTGTCTCAAATATAGTGGATAATACCTTCGCATTTCTTAGGAACGGTCAAGATATTGAACTTTCAAGAGAGCACTGTTTTGAGGATTTACAACAGCTGGGAAAGTATGTATTGGCAGAATTGGTTTGTGTGCTTCGGGAAGTCCGGCCTTTCTTCAGCACTGGAGATGCAATGTGGTGCTTGTTGATTTGTGACATGAATGTTTCCCATGCTTGTGCAATGGATGGTGATCTCTCGAGCAGCTTTGCTGCTGATGGTGCTTCAAATGGGGCCTCATCTGTTTCCACCCAACCTCAATCAAAACCAGAACCCAAATGTTCTGAGCTAAATTTTCCAAATCCTTGTTCCAAGGCAAGCACTAGCGAGACAGCAGTTCCCAAAATAACAAAACCTAGGAACTCTGCTGTTCTCAATGGACCAATCTCAGATAAAGAGGGATCAGATTCTACAGTTGATCCTATCGATAAATCCTTCAACATTGCGGGATCTTCTCAATCTACTATATTGGAAGAAAAGTTTATCATTACTAAGAAGGTCCATTCTGGTGGTAGTAATAAGAGAGATTACATCGTTCGACAGAAGTCACTCCATCAGGAGAAGAGTTATCGGACATATGGGTCTAAAGCTTCAAGAGCAGGGAAACTAAGTGGTTTGGGTGGTTTAATTTTggacaagaaattaaaatctgttTCAGACTCTACTTCTGTTAACATAAAGAATGCTTCATTAAGATTAAGCCAGGCAATGGGAGTTGATGTGCCTCAAGATAACAGGAACCTGAATCTTCCTAGCAGCCCCTCGTCCCAAGCAGCATTTAATTCAGAATCTTCTAGTACAGGCTCTTCTATCCCTAATACTGATATCTCATCCACATTAGCCCCAGTAAGTGCCCTGCCAGCTCTACCTGCAGTCAATACCCCGCCTGCATCATCCGCTGCCGATACTGAGCTTTCTCTTTCACTGTCTGCAAAAAGCAACTCAACTTCAATTCCTGCTAGCTGTAGTGCTGAGGCACCTAAATCTAGTTATGCTGGGATATCATATGACAAGTCTCTGACGCAGTGGGTCCCCCATGACAAGAAGGATGAGATGATTATAAAGCTTATTCCCAGGGCACAGGAACTACAAAATCAGCTCCAAGAATGGACAGAATGGGCAAATCAAAAGGTTATGCAGGCTGCTCGAAGGCTGGGTAAGGACAAGGCTGAACTTAAGTCACTAAGGCATGAGAAGGAAGAGGTTGAAAGGCTCAAGAAAGAGAAGCAAGTTCTGGAGGAAAGCACCATGAAGAAACTTACTGAGATGGAAAATGCTTTGTGCAAGGCCAGCGGGAAGGTGGAGAGAGCTAATTCTGCTGTCCGGAGGCTTGAGGTGGAGAATGCTGTGTTGAGGCAAGAAATGGAGACTGCCAAGTTACGTGCAGCTGAGTCTGCTGCAAGCTGTCAGGAAGTATcaaagagggagaagaaaacaCTAATGAAGTTTCAGTCATGGGAGAAGCAAAAAACTCTGCTTCAGGAAGAGTTTGCGACTGAAAGACACAAGTTTTTAGAGCTACTACAGGATCTTGAGCGGGCCAAACAAATACAGGAACAGCATGAG GCGCGTTAG
- the LOC133697209 gene encoding putative E3 ubiquitin-protein ligase RF298 isoform X3: MIKMASMVAKANSSCSSQVSPLASIQEKGTRNKRKFHADPPLGDSSKIMSSAQNECQGYEFSAEKFEATLGHGMSSACDMCGANQDHSDGLKLDLGLSSALGSSEVGPSQPRGVESEESHDADWSDLTESQLEELVLSNLDAIFKSAIKKIVACGYTEEEARKAILRSGRCCGCKDTVSNIVDNTFAFLRNGQDIELSREHCFEDLQQLGKYVLAELVCVLREVRPFFSTGDAMWCLLICDMNVSHACAMDGDLSSSFAADGASNGASSVSTQPQSKPEPKCSELNFPNPCSKASTSETAVPKITKPRNSAVLNGPISDKEGSDSTVDPIDKSFNIAGSSQSTILEEKFIITKKVHSGGSNKRDYIVRQKSLHQEKSYRTYGSKASRAGKLSGLGGLILDKKLKSVSDSTSVNIKNASLRLSQAMGVDVPQDNRNLNLPSSPSSQAAFNSESSSTGSSIPNTDISSTLAPVSALPALPAVNTPPASSAADTELSLSLSAKSNSTSIPASCSAEAPKSSYAGISYDKSLTQWVPHDKKDEMIIKLIPRAQELQNQLQEWTEWANQKVMQAARRLGKDKAELKSLRHEKEEVERLKKEKQVLEESTMKKLTEMENALCKASGKVERANSAVRRLEVENAVLRQEMETAKLRAAESAASCQEVSKREKKTLMKFQSWEKQKTLLQEEFATERHKFLELLQDLERAKQIQEQHEVCFREFGTNFLLHLFQGLHTGYVVTMVCQSFDF; encoded by the exons ATG ATTAAAATGGCATCAATGGTTGCTAAAGCCAATAGTAGTTGTTCAAGTCAGGTGTCGCCATTGGCGTCAATCCAAGAAAAGGGAACCAGGAATAAGAGGAAGTTCCATGCTGATCCACCTTTGGGTGACTCGAGTAAGATTATGTCCTCGGCTCAGAATGAGTGTCAGGGTTACGAATTCTCTGCTGAGAAATTTGAAGCCACCCTGGGTCATGGGATGTCCAGTGCCTGTGACATGTGTGGTGCAAACCAAGACCATTCTGATGGGTTGAAACTTGACCTTGGATTGTCTAGTGCCTTAGGTTCATCTGAGGTTGGGCCAAGCCAGCCTAGGGGAGTAGAGTCAGAGGAATCCCATGATGCTGATTGGAGTGATCTTACAGAATCTCAGCTAGAAGAACTTGTTTTGAGCAATTTGGATGCAATCTTCAAGAGTGCAATTAAGAAAATTGTTGCTTGTGGTTATACTGAAGAAGAGGCTAGGAAGGCCATTTTGAGGTCTGGTCGTTGTTGTGGGTGTAAAGATACTGTCTCAAATATAGTGGATAATACCTTCGCATTTCTTAGGAACGGTCAAGATATTGAACTTTCAAGAGAGCACTGTTTTGAGGATTTACAACAGCTGGGAAAGTATGTATTGGCAGAATTGGTTTGTGTGCTTCGGGAAGTCCGGCCTTTCTTCAGCACTGGAGATGCAATGTGGTGCTTGTTGATTTGTGACATGAATGTTTCCCATGCTTGTGCAATGGATGGTGATCTCTCGAGCAGCTTTGCTGCTGATGGTGCTTCAAATGGGGCCTCATCTGTTTCCACCCAACCTCAATCAAAACCAGAACCCAAATGTTCTGAGCTAAATTTTCCAAATCCTTGTTCCAAGGCAAGCACTAGCGAGACAGCAGTTCCCAAAATAACAAAACCTAGGAACTCTGCTGTTCTCAATGGACCAATCTCAGATAAAGAGGGATCAGATTCTACAGTTGATCCTATCGATAAATCCTTCAACATTGCGGGATCTTCTCAATCTACTATATTGGAAGAAAAGTTTATCATTACTAAGAAGGTCCATTCTGGTGGTAGTAATAAGAGAGATTACATCGTTCGACAGAAGTCACTCCATCAGGAGAAGAGTTATCGGACATATGGGTCTAAAGCTTCAAGAGCAGGGAAACTAAGTGGTTTGGGTGGTTTAATTTTggacaagaaattaaaatctgttTCAGACTCTACTTCTGTTAACATAAAGAATGCTTCATTAAGATTAAGCCAGGCAATGGGAGTTGATGTGCCTCAAGATAACAGGAACCTGAATCTTCCTAGCAGCCCCTCGTCCCAAGCAGCATTTAATTCAGAATCTTCTAGTACAGGCTCTTCTATCCCTAATACTGATATCTCATCCACATTAGCCCCAGTAAGTGCCCTGCCAGCTCTACCTGCAGTCAATACCCCGCCTGCATCATCCGCTGCCGATACTGAGCTTTCTCTTTCACTGTCTGCAAAAAGCAACTCAACTTCAATTCCTGCTAGCTGTAGTGCTGAGGCACCTAAATCTAGTTATGCTGGGATATCATATGACAAGTCTCTGACGCAGTGGGTCCCCCATGACAAGAAGGATGAGATGATTATAAAGCTTATTCCCAGGGCACAGGAACTACAAAATCAGCTCCAAGAATGGACAGAATGGGCAAATCAAAAGGTTATGCAGGCTGCTCGAAGGCTGGGTAAGGACAAGGCTGAACTTAAGTCACTAAGGCATGAGAAGGAAGAGGTTGAAAGGCTCAAGAAAGAGAAGCAAGTTCTGGAGGAAAGCACCATGAAGAAACTTACTGAGATGGAAAATGCTTTGTGCAAGGCCAGCGGGAAGGTGGAGAGAGCTAATTCTGCTGTCCGGAGGCTTGAGGTGGAGAATGCTGTGTTGAGGCAAGAAATGGAGACTGCCAAGTTACGTGCAGCTGAGTCTGCTGCAAGCTGTCAGGAAGTATcaaagagggagaagaaaacaCTAATGAAGTTTCAGTCATGGGAGAAGCAAAAAACTCTGCTTCAGGAAGAGTTTGCGACTGAAAGACACAAGTTTTTAGAGCTACTACAGGATCTTGAGCGGGCCAAACAAATACAGGAACAGCATGAGGTATGCTTCCGAGAATTTGGTACTAATTTCCTTCTCCATCTTTTTCAGGGGTTACACACTGGATATGTTGTAACAATGGTCTGCcagtcatttgatttttaa
- the LOC133697209 gene encoding putative E3 ubiquitin-protein ligase RF298 isoform X1 — translation MIKMASMVAKANSSCSSQVSPLASIQEKGTRNKRKFHADPPLGDSSKIMSSAQNECQGYEFSAEKFEATLGHGMSSACDMCGANQDHSDGLKLDLGLSSALGSSEVGPSQPRGVESEESHDADWSDLTESQLEELVLSNLDAIFKSAIKKIVACGYTEEEARKAILRSGRCCGCKDTVSNIVDNTFAFLRNGQDIELSREHCFEDLQQLGKYVLAELVCVLREVRPFFSTGDAMWCLLICDMNVSHACAMDGDLSSSFAADGASNGASSVSTQPQSKPEPKCSELNFPNPCSKASTSETAVPKITKPRNSAVLNGPISDKEGSDSTVDPIDKSFNIAGSSQSTILEEKFIITKKVHSGGSNKRDYIVRQKSLHQEKSYRTYGSKASRAGKLSGLGGLILDKKLKSVSDSTSVNIKNASLRLSQAMGVDVPQDNRNLNLPSSPSSQAAFNSESSSTGSSIPNTDISSTLAPVSALPALPAVNTPPASSAADTELSLSLSAKSNSTSIPASCSAEAPKSSYAGISYDKSLTQWVPHDKKDEMIIKLIPRAQELQNQLQEWTEWANQKVMQAARRLGKDKAELKSLRHEKEEVERLKKEKQVLEESTMKKLTEMENALCKASGKVERANSAVRRLEVENAVLRQEMETAKLRAAESAASCQEVSKREKKTLMKFQSWEKQKTLLQEEFATERHKFLELLQDLERAKQIQEQHEARWRQEEKEKEEVLMQASATRKERENIEASAKSKEDMIKLKAETNLQKYKDDIQKLEKEISQLRLKTDSSKIAALRRGIDGSYASRLADIKSSPAQKESRTPCISEVATDFHDYFEMGGVKRERECVMCLSEEMSVVFLPCAHQVVCTTCNELHEKQGMKDCPSCRGPIQLRIPVRYARS, via the exons ATG ATTAAAATGGCATCAATGGTTGCTAAAGCCAATAGTAGTTGTTCAAGTCAGGTGTCGCCATTGGCGTCAATCCAAGAAAAGGGAACCAGGAATAAGAGGAAGTTCCATGCTGATCCACCTTTGGGTGACTCGAGTAAGATTATGTCCTCGGCTCAGAATGAGTGTCAGGGTTACGAATTCTCTGCTGAGAAATTTGAAGCCACCCTGGGTCATGGGATGTCCAGTGCCTGTGACATGTGTGGTGCAAACCAAGACCATTCTGATGGGTTGAAACTTGACCTTGGATTGTCTAGTGCCTTAGGTTCATCTGAGGTTGGGCCAAGCCAGCCTAGGGGAGTAGAGTCAGAGGAATCCCATGATGCTGATTGGAGTGATCTTACAGAATCTCAGCTAGAAGAACTTGTTTTGAGCAATTTGGATGCAATCTTCAAGAGTGCAATTAAGAAAATTGTTGCTTGTGGTTATACTGAAGAAGAGGCTAGGAAGGCCATTTTGAGGTCTGGTCGTTGTTGTGGGTGTAAAGATACTGTCTCAAATATAGTGGATAATACCTTCGCATTTCTTAGGAACGGTCAAGATATTGAACTTTCAAGAGAGCACTGTTTTGAGGATTTACAACAGCTGGGAAAGTATGTATTGGCAGAATTGGTTTGTGTGCTTCGGGAAGTCCGGCCTTTCTTCAGCACTGGAGATGCAATGTGGTGCTTGTTGATTTGTGACATGAATGTTTCCCATGCTTGTGCAATGGATGGTGATCTCTCGAGCAGCTTTGCTGCTGATGGTGCTTCAAATGGGGCCTCATCTGTTTCCACCCAACCTCAATCAAAACCAGAACCCAAATGTTCTGAGCTAAATTTTCCAAATCCTTGTTCCAAGGCAAGCACTAGCGAGACAGCAGTTCCCAAAATAACAAAACCTAGGAACTCTGCTGTTCTCAATGGACCAATCTCAGATAAAGAGGGATCAGATTCTACAGTTGATCCTATCGATAAATCCTTCAACATTGCGGGATCTTCTCAATCTACTATATTGGAAGAAAAGTTTATCATTACTAAGAAGGTCCATTCTGGTGGTAGTAATAAGAGAGATTACATCGTTCGACAGAAGTCACTCCATCAGGAGAAGAGTTATCGGACATATGGGTCTAAAGCTTCAAGAGCAGGGAAACTAAGTGGTTTGGGTGGTTTAATTTTggacaagaaattaaaatctgttTCAGACTCTACTTCTGTTAACATAAAGAATGCTTCATTAAGATTAAGCCAGGCAATGGGAGTTGATGTGCCTCAAGATAACAGGAACCTGAATCTTCCTAGCAGCCCCTCGTCCCAAGCAGCATTTAATTCAGAATCTTCTAGTACAGGCTCTTCTATCCCTAATACTGATATCTCATCCACATTAGCCCCAGTAAGTGCCCTGCCAGCTCTACCTGCAGTCAATACCCCGCCTGCATCATCCGCTGCCGATACTGAGCTTTCTCTTTCACTGTCTGCAAAAAGCAACTCAACTTCAATTCCTGCTAGCTGTAGTGCTGAGGCACCTAAATCTAGTTATGCTGGGATATCATATGACAAGTCTCTGACGCAGTGGGTCCCCCATGACAAGAAGGATGAGATGATTATAAAGCTTATTCCCAGGGCACAGGAACTACAAAATCAGCTCCAAGAATGGACAGAATGGGCAAATCAAAAGGTTATGCAGGCTGCTCGAAGGCTGGGTAAGGACAAGGCTGAACTTAAGTCACTAAGGCATGAGAAGGAAGAGGTTGAAAGGCTCAAGAAAGAGAAGCAAGTTCTGGAGGAAAGCACCATGAAGAAACTTACTGAGATGGAAAATGCTTTGTGCAAGGCCAGCGGGAAGGTGGAGAGAGCTAATTCTGCTGTCCGGAGGCTTGAGGTGGAGAATGCTGTGTTGAGGCAAGAAATGGAGACTGCCAAGTTACGTGCAGCTGAGTCTGCTGCAAGCTGTCAGGAAGTATcaaagagggagaagaaaacaCTAATGAAGTTTCAGTCATGGGAGAAGCAAAAAACTCTGCTTCAGGAAGAGTTTGCGACTGAAAGACACAAGTTTTTAGAGCTACTACAGGATCTTGAGCGGGCCAAACAAATACAGGAACAGCATGAG GCTAGATGGCGAcaggaagagaaggaaaaggaagaagtACTCATGCAGGCCAGTgcgacaagaaaagaaagagaaaacatCGAGGCTTCAGCTAAATCCAAGGAGGACATGATCAAATTGAAAGCGGAAACCAATCTGCAGAAATACAAGGATGATATTCAGAAACTTGAAAAAGAGATCTCGCAATTGAGACTGAAGACTGACTCTTCAAAAATTGCAGCGCTTCGAAGGGGAATTGATGGAAGCTATGCTAGCAGACTTGCAGATATAAAAAGTAGCCCTGCTCAGAAGGAGTCAAGGACCCCTTGTATCTCAGAAGTGGCCACAGATTTCCATGACTACTTTGAGATGGGAGGTGTGAAACGAGAAAGGGAATGTGTGATGTGCCTCTCGGAAGAGATGTCCGTAGTTTTTCTACCATGTGCTCATCAGGTGGTTTGCACAACATGCAATGAGCTCCATGAGAAACAAGGGATGAAGGACTGCCCTTCATGTAGGGGTCCCATCCAGCTGCGCATTCCTGTACGCTATGCTCGATCCTAA
- the LOC133697209 gene encoding putative E3 ubiquitin-protein ligase RF298 isoform X4 translates to MIKMASMVAKANSSCSSQVSPLASIQEKGTRNKRKFHADPPLGDSSKIMSSAQNECQGYEFSAEKFEATLGHGMSSACDMCGANQDHSDGLKLDLGLSSALGSSEVGPSQPRGVESEESHDADWSDLTESQLEELVLSNLDAIFKSAIKKIVACGYTEEEARKAILRSGRCCGCKDTVSNIVDNTFAFLRNGQDIELSREHCFEDLQQLGKYVLAELVCVLREVRPFFSTGDAMWCLLICDMNVSHACAMDGDLSSSFAADGASNGASSVSTQPQSKPEPKCSELNFPNPCSKASTSETAVPKITKPRNSAVLNGPISDKEGSDSTVDPIDKSFNIAGSSQSTILEEKFIITKKVHSGGSNKRDYIVRQKSLHQEKSYRTYGSKASRAGKLSGLGGLILDKKLKSVSDSTSVNIKNASLRLSQAMGVDVPQDNRNLNLPSSPSSQAAFNSESSSTGSSIPNTDISSTLAPVSALPALPAVNTPPASSAADTELSLSLSAKSNSTSIPASCSAEAPKSSYAGISYDKSLTQWVPHDKKDEMIIKLIPRAQELQNQLQEWTEWANQKVMQAARRLGKDKAELKSLRHEKEEVERLKKEKQVLEESTMKKLTEMENALCKASGKVERANSAVRRLEVENAVLRQEMETAKLRAAESAASCQEVSKREKKTLMKFQSWEKQKTLLQEEFATERHKFLELLQDLERAKQIQEQHESFDF, encoded by the exons ATG ATTAAAATGGCATCAATGGTTGCTAAAGCCAATAGTAGTTGTTCAAGTCAGGTGTCGCCATTGGCGTCAATCCAAGAAAAGGGAACCAGGAATAAGAGGAAGTTCCATGCTGATCCACCTTTGGGTGACTCGAGTAAGATTATGTCCTCGGCTCAGAATGAGTGTCAGGGTTACGAATTCTCTGCTGAGAAATTTGAAGCCACCCTGGGTCATGGGATGTCCAGTGCCTGTGACATGTGTGGTGCAAACCAAGACCATTCTGATGGGTTGAAACTTGACCTTGGATTGTCTAGTGCCTTAGGTTCATCTGAGGTTGGGCCAAGCCAGCCTAGGGGAGTAGAGTCAGAGGAATCCCATGATGCTGATTGGAGTGATCTTACAGAATCTCAGCTAGAAGAACTTGTTTTGAGCAATTTGGATGCAATCTTCAAGAGTGCAATTAAGAAAATTGTTGCTTGTGGTTATACTGAAGAAGAGGCTAGGAAGGCCATTTTGAGGTCTGGTCGTTGTTGTGGGTGTAAAGATACTGTCTCAAATATAGTGGATAATACCTTCGCATTTCTTAGGAACGGTCAAGATATTGAACTTTCAAGAGAGCACTGTTTTGAGGATTTACAACAGCTGGGAAAGTATGTATTGGCAGAATTGGTTTGTGTGCTTCGGGAAGTCCGGCCTTTCTTCAGCACTGGAGATGCAATGTGGTGCTTGTTGATTTGTGACATGAATGTTTCCCATGCTTGTGCAATGGATGGTGATCTCTCGAGCAGCTTTGCTGCTGATGGTGCTTCAAATGGGGCCTCATCTGTTTCCACCCAACCTCAATCAAAACCAGAACCCAAATGTTCTGAGCTAAATTTTCCAAATCCTTGTTCCAAGGCAAGCACTAGCGAGACAGCAGTTCCCAAAATAACAAAACCTAGGAACTCTGCTGTTCTCAATGGACCAATCTCAGATAAAGAGGGATCAGATTCTACAGTTGATCCTATCGATAAATCCTTCAACATTGCGGGATCTTCTCAATCTACTATATTGGAAGAAAAGTTTATCATTACTAAGAAGGTCCATTCTGGTGGTAGTAATAAGAGAGATTACATCGTTCGACAGAAGTCACTCCATCAGGAGAAGAGTTATCGGACATATGGGTCTAAAGCTTCAAGAGCAGGGAAACTAAGTGGTTTGGGTGGTTTAATTTTggacaagaaattaaaatctgttTCAGACTCTACTTCTGTTAACATAAAGAATGCTTCATTAAGATTAAGCCAGGCAATGGGAGTTGATGTGCCTCAAGATAACAGGAACCTGAATCTTCCTAGCAGCCCCTCGTCCCAAGCAGCATTTAATTCAGAATCTTCTAGTACAGGCTCTTCTATCCCTAATACTGATATCTCATCCACATTAGCCCCAGTAAGTGCCCTGCCAGCTCTACCTGCAGTCAATACCCCGCCTGCATCATCCGCTGCCGATACTGAGCTTTCTCTTTCACTGTCTGCAAAAAGCAACTCAACTTCAATTCCTGCTAGCTGTAGTGCTGAGGCACCTAAATCTAGTTATGCTGGGATATCATATGACAAGTCTCTGACGCAGTGGGTCCCCCATGACAAGAAGGATGAGATGATTATAAAGCTTATTCCCAGGGCACAGGAACTACAAAATCAGCTCCAAGAATGGACAGAATGGGCAAATCAAAAGGTTATGCAGGCTGCTCGAAGGCTGGGTAAGGACAAGGCTGAACTTAAGTCACTAAGGCATGAGAAGGAAGAGGTTGAAAGGCTCAAGAAAGAGAAGCAAGTTCTGGAGGAAAGCACCATGAAGAAACTTACTGAGATGGAAAATGCTTTGTGCAAGGCCAGCGGGAAGGTGGAGAGAGCTAATTCTGCTGTCCGGAGGCTTGAGGTGGAGAATGCTGTGTTGAGGCAAGAAATGGAGACTGCCAAGTTACGTGCAGCTGAGTCTGCTGCAAGCTGTCAGGAAGTATcaaagagggagaagaaaacaCTAATGAAGTTTCAGTCATGGGAGAAGCAAAAAACTCTGCTTCAGGAAGAGTTTGCGACTGAAAGACACAAGTTTTTAGAGCTACTACAGGATCTTGAGCGGGCCAAACAAATACAGGAACAGCATGAG tcatttgatttttaa